In Paraconexibacter algicola, the following proteins share a genomic window:
- the tilS gene encoding tRNA lysidine(34) synthetase TilS translates to MAATVVDRVRRLADATGLLADGALVLLSGGRDSVCLLDVAVALAGPDRVRALHVDHGLRPDSAADAEHCADLCGTLGVGLTVHRLTPPGTGAGNVQAWAREERYAAAGREAAVRALAAVTAHTASDQVETVLYRLAASPGRRALLGMPARGTVVARPLLAVTREQTGEYCAARGLAVRDDPGNDDPRFARSRVRHGLVPALRAVHPAAEQNVLRTVELLRDEAAVLDAAVAGLLDGQDAVAVSRLTAAPPALARLVVRHLAEAATGGLCARAPGRLDELLALRDGALDLGDGARAEVRDGVLRIGRTPPLPPR, encoded by the coding sequence ATGGCCGCGACGGTCGTCGACCGGGTCCGCCGGCTCGCCGACGCGACGGGGCTCCTGGCCGACGGCGCGCTGGTGCTGCTCAGCGGCGGCCGCGACTCGGTCTGCCTGCTCGACGTCGCGGTCGCGCTCGCGGGCCCGGACCGGGTCCGGGCGCTGCACGTCGACCACGGGCTGCGGCCCGACAGCGCCGCCGACGCCGAGCACTGCGCGGACCTGTGCGGGACCCTCGGGGTCGGGCTGACCGTGCACCGCCTCACCCCGCCCGGGACCGGGGCGGGCAACGTCCAGGCCTGGGCGCGCGAGGAGCGGTACGCCGCCGCGGGCCGGGAGGCGGCGGTCCGCGCGCTCGCGGCCGTGACCGCCCACACCGCCTCCGACCAGGTCGAGACCGTGCTCTACCGGCTCGCCGCCTCGCCCGGCCGGCGCGCGCTGCTGGGGATGCCCGCCCGCGGGACCGTCGTCGCGCGCCCGCTGCTGGCGGTCACCCGCGAGCAGACCGGCGAGTACTGCGCCGCCCGCGGGCTCGCCGTCCGCGACGACCCGGGCAACGACGACCCGCGGTTCGCGCGCAGCCGCGTGCGCCACGGGCTGGTGCCGGCGCTGCGCGCCGTCCATCCGGCCGCGGAGCAGAACGTCCTGCGGACCGTGGAGCTGCTGCGCGACGAGGCCGCGGTCCTCGACGCGGCCGTCGCCGGCCTGCTGGACGGGCAGGACGCGGTGGCCGTCTCGCGGCTGACCGCCGCCCCTCCGGCGCTGGCGCGGCTCGTCGTGCGCCACCTGGCCGAGGCGGCCACCGGCGGCCTGTGCGCCCGCGCGCCCGGGCGCCTGGACGAGCTGCTGGCGCTGCGGGACGGCGCGCTGGACCTCGGCGACGGGGCGCGCGCCGAGGTCCGTGACGGGGTGCTGCGGATCGGCCGCACGCCGCCGCTCCCGCCCCGCTGA
- a CDS encoding adenylate/guanylate cyclase domain-containing protein has translation MSEPERITLAEVARRAGVKAATLRRWVQTGVVPGPTDGVWTAAAISHARLVARMRERGHSLAQLREATAQGRLAFGYIEDLLPPATSDHTLEEAARETGLEPALIERIYSTVGFNAHALRQISADDLQFLRYCAAVLAAGFPLVAFLQMSRVYGQALAQVADAEVRLFHLYVHEPLMRDGVPGLEMAEEMEGLARELLPLASPMMDHVHRRFLQHFVEQDVIGHLESDFGDSEPLDLGRLRVAIAFADLAGYTRLTEEEGEEEAVSAVERFVENVEHTLPDDARVIKTIGDEVMVVGSDPAALTDWAVGFQTLVAERPLPRIGIHYGETLYRDGDYYGREVNLAARVAARSAGGEVIVTRSVVEQAGSHLEFELIGEVRLKGFKEPTELFLARVADDD, from the coding sequence GTGAGCGAGCCCGAGCGGATCACCCTGGCCGAGGTCGCCCGGCGGGCGGGCGTCAAGGCCGCCACCCTGCGCCGCTGGGTGCAGACCGGCGTCGTCCCGGGCCCGACCGACGGCGTCTGGACGGCCGCCGCGATCTCGCACGCCCGGCTCGTCGCCCGCATGCGGGAGCGCGGGCACAGCCTCGCCCAGTTGCGCGAGGCCACCGCCCAGGGACGTCTCGCGTTCGGCTACATCGAGGACCTGCTGCCGCCGGCCACCTCCGACCACACGCTCGAGGAGGCCGCGCGCGAGACCGGCCTGGAGCCCGCCCTCATCGAGCGGATCTACTCGACCGTCGGCTTCAACGCCCACGCGCTGCGCCAGATCAGCGCCGACGACCTCCAGTTCCTGCGCTACTGCGCCGCGGTGCTCGCGGCCGGCTTCCCGCTCGTCGCGTTCCTGCAGATGTCGCGCGTCTACGGTCAGGCGCTCGCCCAGGTCGCGGACGCCGAGGTGCGGCTGTTCCACCTCTACGTGCACGAGCCGCTGATGCGCGACGGCGTGCCCGGCCTGGAGATGGCCGAGGAGATGGAGGGGCTCGCGCGCGAGCTGCTGCCGCTCGCCTCGCCGATGATGGACCACGTCCACCGCCGCTTCCTGCAGCACTTCGTCGAGCAGGACGTCATCGGCCACCTGGAGAGCGACTTCGGCGACAGCGAGCCGCTGGACCTCGGGCGGCTGCGCGTCGCGATCGCGTTCGCGGACCTCGCCGGGTACACCCGCCTGACCGAGGAGGAGGGGGAGGAGGAGGCCGTCAGCGCGGTCGAGCGGTTCGTCGAGAACGTCGAGCACACGCTCCCGGACGACGCGCGCGTCATCAAGACGATCGGCGACGAGGTCATGGTCGTCGGCAGCGACCCGGCGGCCCTCACCGACTGGGCGGTCGGCTTCCAGACGCTCGTGGCCGAGCGGCCGCTGCCGCGGATCGGCATCCACTACGGCGAGACGCTCTACCGCGACGGCGACTACTACGGGCGGGAGGTCAACCTCGCCGCCCGTGTCGCCGCGCGCTCCGCGGGCGGCGAGGTGATCGTCACCCGCTCGGTCGTCGAGCAGGCCGGCTCGCACCTGGAGTTCGAGCTGATCGGCGAGGTCCGCCTCAAGGGCTTCAAGGAGCCGACCGAGCTGTTCCTGGCCCGGGTGGCCGACGATGACTGA
- a CDS encoding purine-nucleoside phosphorylase, with protein sequence MPVPGIHVHPTTELAPRVLLPGDPGRALALAQLLLDGPKMFNHHRGLWGYTGPAADGELLTVQATGMGGPSAAIVLEELIDMGVTEAIRVGTCGALVPELALGELVVAAGALAADGTSRALGADGVLPADPGYVAALAQATGTTPRVAVSTDVFYERDSSTTPRWRAAGADVVEMEAAALLRVGELRGIRVGCVLAVSDRLADGGRERLDADGLVAAGAALGHAAVAGLGIPPLEGAPARGLVDPELEAQKARRERAAATDGAG encoded by the coding sequence GTGCCGGTGCCAGGGATCCACGTCCACCCGACCACGGAGCTCGCGCCGCGCGTCCTGCTCCCGGGGGACCCGGGCCGCGCGCTCGCGCTCGCGCAGCTGCTGCTCGACGGGCCGAAGATGTTCAACCACCACCGCGGCCTGTGGGGCTACACCGGCCCCGCGGCGGACGGCGAGCTGCTCACCGTCCAGGCCACCGGGATGGGCGGACCGAGCGCCGCGATCGTGCTCGAGGAGCTGATCGACATGGGCGTCACCGAGGCGATCCGGGTCGGCACGTGCGGGGCGCTCGTGCCCGAGCTGGCGCTCGGCGAGCTGGTCGTCGCCGCGGGCGCGCTCGCCGCGGACGGGACCAGCCGCGCGCTGGGCGCCGACGGCGTCCTGCCCGCCGACCCCGGGTACGTCGCCGCGCTCGCGCAGGCCACCGGCACGACCCCGCGCGTGGCGGTCAGCACCGACGTCTTCTACGAGCGCGACAGCTCGACGACGCCCCGCTGGCGCGCCGCCGGGGCCGACGTCGTCGAGATGGAGGCCGCCGCGCTGCTGCGCGTCGGGGAGCTGCGCGGCATCCGCGTCGGCTGCGTGCTCGCGGTCAGCGACCGGCTCGCCGACGGTGGCCGCGAGCGGCTCGACGCCGACGGACTCGTCGCCGCCGGCGCCGCGCTCGGGCACGCCGCCGTCGCCGGGCTCGGCATCCCGCCCCTCGAAGGCGCGCCCGCCCGCGGCCTCGTCGACCCCGAGCTCGAGGCGCAGAAGGCCCGCCGCGAGCGCGCCGCCGCGACGGACGGCGCCGGGTGA
- a CDS encoding lytic murein transglycosylase, whose product MNKRKLLLGLTSAGVVAAGFGSTVGSASADPRTFQVTLLGGAVITVTLDVPPGTPVGQIKIPGIELPILGIQEVGGTPAAPSPTATPAPTPEPAPGGEVTTIEGAPQVVQEAGSAEQETSGTKTRTPSKSTKAVQQAAEQLAAAKKDAAERRQATKLRNSDGSPTEVNPGFAMSLPGVAPIGVPNFFIEKFRIPPFLLPIYQAAGIEYGVRWEILAAINEIETDYGRNLNVSSAGALGWMQFIPSSWKAYGVDANRDGKKDPYNPVDAIFAAARYLKAAGADEDIRKAIFAYNHADWYVDSVLMRARLIGGLPADLVGSLTGLTQGQFPVHAKATYADDLSEADAVKRVAKGQNAANVVESTARRGIDIFAKAGSSVIAVQDGKIVKIGKSKRLGRFLQLEDAYGNTYTYAELGSVARKHPVPKAASVSESAVAKELELPKDKAPKAPASAGTQKAAEVVERVAKTATDSVKAGKERLFANPARPQAYEAGGDKQVADQGEALTDSSTFDTYFTDVYGLKKDDVVLKDLKVGSKVIAGTVLGRIGKGTSRTASHVKFEIRPAGRGAPRIDPKPILDGWKLLESTAVYRAAGKNPFFGPDSKNPTIGQILLMSKEALQKSVLDDPRIEIYECGRRDIKAGLVDRRVLATMAFLSASGLKPTVTSLRCGRSSIFTASGNLSAHPSGSALDIAKINGIPIIGNQGAGSVTELTIRRLLTLQGTMRPNQIISLMTFDGADNTIALPDHADHIHVGFSPLYSENGKLAKQLNSTLKPSQWMKLIDRIGNIDNPTVATEPSKYAIPAGKDVPTAAERANSARRGK is encoded by the coding sequence ATGAACAAGCGCAAGCTGCTTCTGGGTCTCACTTCTGCTGGCGTCGTCGCGGCGGGCTTCGGCTCGACCGTCGGCTCGGCGAGCGCGGACCCTCGGACATTCCAGGTCACCCTGCTCGGAGGCGCGGTGATCACGGTCACGCTGGACGTGCCTCCCGGCACGCCGGTGGGCCAGATCAAGATCCCCGGGATCGAGCTGCCCATCCTCGGCATCCAGGAGGTCGGCGGGACGCCGGCCGCCCCGTCGCCGACCGCGACGCCGGCGCCAACCCCCGAGCCCGCTCCGGGTGGCGAGGTCACGACGATCGAGGGTGCCCCGCAGGTCGTGCAGGAGGCCGGCTCCGCCGAGCAGGAGACCTCGGGCACGAAGACCCGCACCCCGTCGAAGAGCACGAAGGCCGTCCAGCAGGCCGCCGAGCAGCTCGCCGCCGCCAAGAAGGACGCGGCCGAGCGCCGGCAGGCCACGAAGCTGCGCAACAGCGACGGGTCGCCGACCGAGGTCAACCCGGGCTTCGCGATGTCGCTGCCCGGCGTCGCGCCGATCGGCGTCCCCAACTTCTTCATCGAGAAGTTCCGGATCCCGCCGTTCCTGCTGCCGATCTACCAGGCGGCCGGGATCGAGTACGGGGTGCGCTGGGAGATCCTCGCGGCGATCAACGAGATCGAGACCGACTACGGCCGCAACCTCAACGTGTCCTCCGCGGGCGCGCTGGGCTGGATGCAGTTCATCCCGTCCTCGTGGAAGGCCTACGGCGTCGACGCCAACCGCGACGGCAAGAAGGACCCGTACAACCCGGTCGACGCGATCTTCGCCGCCGCCCGGTACCTCAAGGCCGCCGGCGCCGACGAGGACATCCGCAAGGCGATCTTCGCCTACAACCACGCCGACTGGTACGTCGACAGCGTGCTCATGCGCGCCCGGCTGATCGGCGGCCTGCCCGCCGACCTCGTCGGCTCGCTGACCGGCCTGACCCAGGGCCAGTTCCCGGTCCACGCGAAGGCCACCTACGCCGACGACCTCTCCGAGGCCGATGCGGTCAAGCGCGTCGCCAAGGGCCAGAACGCCGCGAACGTCGTCGAGTCGACCGCCCGTCGCGGCATCGACATCTTCGCGAAGGCCGGCAGCTCGGTCATCGCCGTCCAGGACGGCAAGATCGTGAAGATCGGCAAGAGCAAGCGGCTCGGCCGCTTCCTCCAGCTCGAGGACGCCTACGGCAACACGTACACGTACGCGGAGCTCGGCAGCGTCGCGCGCAAGCACCCGGTGCCGAAGGCCGCGAGCGTCTCCGAGTCCGCCGTCGCCAAGGAGCTCGAGCTCCCGAAGGACAAGGCGCCGAAGGCTCCCGCGTCCGCCGGGACGCAGAAGGCCGCCGAGGTCGTCGAGCGGGTCGCCAAGACCGCGACCGACTCGGTCAAGGCCGGCAAGGAGCGCCTGTTCGCGAACCCCGCGCGTCCGCAGGCCTACGAGGCCGGGGGCGACAAGCAGGTCGCCGACCAGGGCGAGGCCCTCACCGACTCGTCGACCTTCGACACGTACTTCACCGACGTCTACGGCCTGAAGAAGGACGACGTCGTCCTCAAGGACCTCAAGGTCGGCTCGAAGGTCATCGCGGGCACCGTCCTCGGCCGCATCGGCAAGGGCACCTCGCGCACGGCCTCGCACGTGAAGTTCGAGATCCGCCCGGCCGGGCGCGGCGCGCCGCGCATCGACCCGAAGCCGATCCTCGACGGCTGGAAGCTGCTCGAGTCGACCGCGGTCTACCGCGCCGCCGGCAAGAACCCGTTCTTCGGCCCCGACTCGAAGAACCCGACGATCGGCCAGATCCTCCTGATGTCCAAGGAGGCGCTGCAGAAGAGCGTCCTGGACGACCCGCGCATCGAGATCTACGAGTGCGGCCGTCGTGACATCAAGGCGGGCCTCGTCGACCGCCGCGTGCTCGCGACGATGGCGTTCCTCTCGGCGTCCGGTCTGAAGCCGACGGTCACGTCGCTGCGCTGCGGCCGCTCGTCGATCTTCACGGCCTCGGGCAACCTGTCGGCCCACCCGTCCGGGTCGGCGCTCGACATCGCGAAGATCAACGGCATCCCGATCATCGGCAACCAGGGCGCGGGCTCGGTCACGGAGCTGACGATCCGCCGGCTGCTCACGCTCCAGGGCACGATGCGGCCGAACCAGATCATCAGCCTGATGACCTTCGACGGCGCGGACAACACGATCGCGCTGCCCGACCACGCGGACCACATCCACGTCGGCTTCAGCCCGCTCTACAGCGAGAACGGCAAGCTCGCCAAGCAGCTGAACAGCACGCTCAAGCCGTCGCAGTGGATGAAGCTCATCGACCGGATCGGCAACATCGACAACCCGACCGTCGCGACGGAGCCGTCGAAGTACGCGATCCCCGCGGGCAAGGACGTGCCGACCGCCGCGGAGCGCGCGAACAGCGCACGACGCGGGAAGTAG
- a CDS encoding SIR2 family NAD-dependent protein deacylase, with product MSAAALADLVRGAGSVVALTGAGISVPSGIPDFRSPGTGLWENVDPMEVAHIDAWRADPARFWHFYGDRFTTLREKQPNGAHRALVALERAGHLDAVVTQNIDMLHRRAGTAELVEVHGTIEHSSCLSCLRRYPVDVVRERLAAAADGVPGCDCGRPLKPDVVLFGEFLPEGALERAASLAAGADVLLCIGTSLEVHPVAQLPGVTQAAGGTVVVVTQGPTPWDGRAALKLDGDVVAELEAVVAALGIA from the coding sequence GTGAGCGCCGCCGCGCTCGCCGACCTCGTCCGCGGGGCCGGCTCCGTCGTCGCGCTCACGGGCGCGGGGATCTCCGTCCCGTCGGGCATCCCGGACTTCCGCTCCCCCGGGACGGGGCTGTGGGAGAACGTCGACCCGATGGAGGTCGCGCACATCGACGCGTGGCGCGCCGACCCCGCGCGGTTCTGGCACTTCTACGGGGACCGCTTCACGACCCTGCGCGAGAAGCAGCCCAACGGCGCCCACCGGGCACTGGTGGCGCTCGAGCGGGCGGGCCATCTCGACGCCGTCGTCACGCAGAACATCGACATGCTGCACCGGCGCGCGGGCACGGCCGAGCTGGTCGAGGTCCACGGGACGATCGAGCACTCCTCGTGCCTGTCGTGCCTGCGCCGCTACCCGGTCGACGTCGTGCGCGAGCGACTCGCGGCCGCCGCGGACGGCGTGCCCGGCTGCGACTGCGGCCGCCCGCTGAAGCCGGACGTCGTGCTCTTCGGCGAGTTCCTGCCGGAGGGCGCGCTCGAGCGGGCGGCGTCGCTGGCGGCGGGGGCGGACGTGCTGCTGTGCATCGGCACGTCGCTGGAGGTCCACCCGGTCGCGCAGCTGCCCGGCGTCACCCAGGCGGCGGGCGGCACCGTCGTGGTGGTGACGCAGGGCCCGACGCCCTGGGACGGCCGGGCGGCGCTGAAGCTCGACGGCGACGTGGTCGCCGAGCTCGAGGCGGTCGTGGCCGCGCTCGGGATCGCCTAG
- a CDS encoding PadR family transcriptional regulator, giving the protein MPDRSTRDAVAQAAPLPEAQAAAGARGGGRAAGGGDPLVGELRRAGLLPALVLHLLADDRSYGNQLMDRVTEVTAGLVTVNPNTMYPLLRDLEARGLIAGEWEHPERRSRRFYRRTAAGAQEHERLRAALEPRLAAVAAAVTRLQAELDLEPGPGLPPSRP; this is encoded by the coding sequence ATGCCGGACCGCTCCACCCGCGACGCCGTCGCCCAGGCGGCGCCCCTGCCCGAGGCCCAGGCGGCCGCCGGGGCCCGCGGTGGCGGCCGGGCGGCGGGCGGGGGCGACCCGCTGGTCGGCGAGCTGCGGCGCGCCGGGCTGCTGCCCGCCCTGGTCCTGCACCTGCTCGCCGACGACCGCTCCTACGGCAACCAGCTGATGGATCGCGTCACGGAGGTGACCGCCGGGCTCGTGACGGTCAACCCGAACACGATGTACCCGCTGCTGCGCGACCTCGAGGCACGCGGGCTGATCGCCGGGGAGTGGGAGCACCCGGAGCGGCGCTCGCGCCGGTTCTACCGCCGCACCGCGGCCGGCGCGCAGGAGCACGAGCGGCTGCGCGCGGCGCTGGAGCCGCGGCTGGCCGCGGTCGCCGCCGCGGTCACCCGGCTGCAGGCCGAGCTCGACCTCGAGCCCGGACCCGGTCTGCCACCATCGCGCCCATGA
- a CDS encoding alpha/beta fold hydrolase encodes MTAAVRLAAATVPLPDGRRLACTALGPSDGLPLVQLHGAIGTRPARCPWTEQALEDAGVRLLLPQRPGFGGSDPHPGRTLRSFAEDLGALADALGLARFAVLGVSAGGPYAAACAHRLGERVAVTALISTTVPLRGPGAAPAATPLLALGARTVRHPRAARAAARALVAAVRARPDALIGLIERRGAAADRAHLTPERREQMTAAILDAVAGGPDCVLEDLRLALGPWGFSPAAVPGPVLVWHGRDDATVPVGHALAHTATIRDRRTTVLPGDGHFFLRARLPAVLAAVRAAWSPVAAAPAREAA; translated from the coding sequence GTGACCGCCGCCGTCCGCCTCGCCGCCGCCACCGTCCCGCTGCCCGACGGCCGCCGCCTCGCCTGCACCGCCCTCGGCCCGTCCGACGGCCTGCCGCTGGTGCAGCTGCACGGCGCGATCGGCACGCGCCCCGCGCGCTGCCCATGGACCGAGCAGGCGCTCGAGGACGCCGGTGTGCGGCTGCTGCTGCCCCAGCGGCCCGGCTTCGGCGGCTCGGACCCGCACCCCGGACGGACGCTGCGCTCGTTCGCCGAGGACCTGGGCGCGCTCGCGGACGCGCTCGGGCTCGCGCGCTTCGCGGTCCTCGGCGTCAGCGCCGGCGGCCCCTACGCGGCGGCGTGCGCCCACCGCCTCGGCGAGCGCGTCGCCGTCACCGCCCTGATCTCGACGACCGTGCCGCTGCGCGGACCGGGGGCCGCGCCCGCGGCGACGCCGCTGCTGGCGCTCGGCGCGCGGACCGTGCGCCATCCGCGCGCGGCGCGTGCCGCGGCCCGCGCGCTGGTCGCCGCCGTGCGCGCGCGGCCGGACGCGCTCATCGGCCTGATCGAGCGTCGCGGCGCCGCGGCCGACCGGGCCCATCTGACGCCCGAGCGTCGCGAGCAGATGACCGCCGCGATCCTCGACGCCGTCGCCGGCGGGCCGGACTGCGTGCTGGAGGACCTGCGGCTCGCGCTCGGCCCCTGGGGCTTCTCCCCCGCCGCCGTGCCGGGACCCGTGCTCGTCTGGCACGGCCGCGACGACGCGACGGTCCCGGTCGGGCACGCGCTCGCCCACACCGCCACGATCAGGGACCGGCGCACGACGGTGCTGCCGGGCGACGGGCACTTCTTCCTACGCGCGCGGCTGCCCGCCGTGCTGGCGGCCGTCCGTGCGGCGTGGTCGCCCGTGGCGGCGGCGCCGGCGCGGGAGGCGGCCTGA
- the cax gene encoding calcium/proton exchanger, whose protein sequence is MDPRALLTPQGWPYLLVPFIPAAVAFELAGLDPVLVFFASAAGVIPTAALMGRATEELAARSGPGIGGLLNVTFGNAPELIIALFALNAGLHEVVKASIVGSIIGNTLFVLGAAMFAGGLRRDRQYFSAAAASAQSSMLLLAIVALVMPAIFQLVDADGLPRPGDERVNFGGDVETLSLLVALVLIVSYAAGLVFSLVTHRDLFNPDDDEDGDLEEPWTVRRSVLALLVAGVAVGAMSEILVGSITEAAGSIGLSEFFVGAIVVAIVGNAAEHWVAVLVAMKNKMDLAVNIAIGSSAQVALFVAPVLVIASFVLGPHPMALVLNGFELGAILMAVLIAGQVAREGESTWFMGLQLLLVYLVIALAFAFA, encoded by the coding sequence GTGGATCCGCGCGCACTGCTGACCCCGCAGGGGTGGCCCTACCTCCTCGTCCCGTTCATCCCGGCGGCCGTCGCGTTCGAGCTCGCCGGGCTCGACCCGGTCCTCGTCTTCTTCGCCTCCGCGGCCGGGGTCATCCCGACCGCGGCGCTGATGGGCCGCGCGACCGAGGAGCTCGCGGCGCGCAGCGGGCCGGGGATCGGCGGCCTGCTGAACGTCACGTTCGGCAACGCGCCCGAGCTCATCATCGCGCTGTTCGCGCTCAACGCCGGCCTGCACGAGGTCGTCAAGGCGTCGATCGTCGGCTCGATCATCGGCAACACCCTGTTCGTGCTCGGCGCGGCGATGTTCGCGGGCGGCCTGCGCCGCGACCGGCAGTACTTCAGCGCCGCCGCGGCCTCCGCGCAGTCCTCGATGCTGCTGCTGGCGATCGTCGCGCTCGTGATGCCGGCGATCTTCCAGCTCGTCGACGCCGACGGGCTCCCGCGCCCCGGCGACGAGCGCGTGAACTTCGGCGGCGACGTCGAGACGCTGTCGCTGCTCGTCGCGCTCGTGCTGATCGTCAGCTACGCCGCGGGCCTCGTCTTCTCGCTCGTCACCCACCGCGACCTGTTCAACCCCGACGACGACGAGGACGGGGACCTGGAGGAGCCGTGGACGGTCCGCCGCAGCGTGCTCGCGCTGCTCGTCGCGGGTGTCGCCGTGGGGGCGATGAGCGAGATCCTCGTCGGGTCGATCACCGAGGCGGCGGGCTCGATCGGGCTCAGCGAGTTCTTCGTCGGGGCGATCGTCGTCGCGATCGTCGGCAACGCCGCCGAGCACTGGGTCGCGGTGCTCGTCGCGATGAAGAACAAGATGGACCTCGCGGTGAACATCGCGATCGGCTCCAGCGCGCAGGTCGCGCTGTTCGTCGCGCCGGTCCTGGTGATCGCGAGCTTCGTGCTCGGCCCGCACCCGATGGCGCTCGTGCTCAACGGGTTCGAGCTCGGGGCGATCCTCATGGCCGTGCTCATCGCCGGGCAGGTCGCGCGCGAGGGCGAGAGCACCTGGTTCATGGGCCTGCAGCTGCTGCTCGTGTACCTCGTGATCGCGCTGGCGTTCGCGTTCGCCTGA
- a CDS encoding D-glucuronyl C5-epimerase family protein produces MRATPIALLAAALVALALAGPAAAAPLLVLEPDGRVTARDDRFLPAPDRPVGRTAAPAPAMAPDGPAGRAARSRRTVRGELARLRDAGAIDAATHDRHRETWDAAQRTLRRLTGRRAVELRGVLRTVDEVAAAGALTAARLPAVFQTVARNRQWWAAGRLVGYGQRVAFSGSRLVWQSYPGQGIQLQWLGTFGKANGLFLSGDHDPELRALLDEAGALATPRAGGLAWESWFRFDGGRPPWVSALSQGTAVQALSRAAIRLGHGPYFDTARAALGIFRTPPPTGVRVATDAGAHYLIYSFAPRLRVLNGFVQSLIGLRDFATFANDDGGRALFADGEAQLRREVPAYDTGAWSMYSQARESDLGYHTLLRDFLRNLCGRLTDDTARAAAAQAAGGATATPAVPDPALYCGTAERFTGYLRTRPVVTLRAARPARPRARRGVTVPYVLSKISTVTTRVTRAGRPVAGRTVRLGRGTQALRFTPKAPGSYAISVRAVDLAGNATIVSGAVKVASAK; encoded by the coding sequence GTGCGCGCCACGCCGATCGCCCTGCTCGCGGCCGCGCTCGTCGCCCTGGCCCTCGCCGGCCCCGCGGCCGCGGCCCCGCTGCTCGTGCTGGAGCCCGACGGCCGGGTGACCGCCCGCGACGACCGCTTCCTCCCCGCTCCCGACCGACCGGTCGGTCGGACCGCCGCCCCGGCCCCCGCGATGGCGCCGGACGGGCCGGCGGGTCGCGCGGCGCGCTCCCGGCGGACGGTGCGCGGCGAGCTCGCACGGCTGCGCGACGCGGGCGCGATCGACGCGGCGACCCACGACCGCCACCGCGAGACGTGGGACGCCGCGCAGCGGACGCTGCGGCGGCTGACCGGCCGCCGCGCGGTGGAGCTGCGCGGGGTGCTGCGCACGGTCGACGAGGTCGCCGCGGCCGGCGCGCTCACGGCCGCGCGGCTGCCGGCCGTCTTCCAGACCGTCGCCCGCAACCGCCAGTGGTGGGCGGCCGGACGGCTCGTCGGGTACGGGCAGCGGGTCGCGTTCTCCGGCAGCCGGCTCGTCTGGCAGAGCTACCCCGGCCAGGGCATCCAGCTGCAGTGGCTCGGCACGTTCGGCAAGGCCAACGGCCTGTTCCTCTCGGGCGACCACGATCCCGAGCTGCGCGCCCTGCTCGACGAGGCGGGCGCCCTCGCCACCCCGCGGGCCGGCGGCCTGGCCTGGGAGTCCTGGTTCCGCTTCGACGGCGGCCGGCCGCCATGGGTCAGCGCGCTGTCGCAGGGGACCGCGGTCCAGGCGCTGTCGCGCGCCGCGATCCGCCTCGGGCACGGCCCGTACTTCGACACCGCGCGGGCCGCACTGGGGATCTTCCGCACGCCCCCGCCCACCGGCGTCCGGGTCGCGACCGACGCCGGAGCGCACTACCTCATCTACTCGTTCGCCCCGCGGCTGCGGGTGCTCAACGGGTTCGTGCAGTCACTCATCGGCCTGCGCGACTTCGCGACCTTCGCCAACGACGACGGGGGCCGCGCGCTGTTCGCCGACGGCGAGGCGCAGCTGCGGCGCGAGGTGCCCGCCTACGACACGGGTGCCTGGTCGATGTACTCGCAGGCGCGCGAGTCGGACCTCGGGTACCACACGCTGCTCCGGGACTTCCTGCGCAACCTCTGCGGCCGCCTGACCGACGACACCGCGCGGGCCGCCGCCGCCCAGGCCGCGGGCGGCGCGACGGCGACGCCCGCCGTCCCCGACCCGGCGCTCTACTGCGGGACCGCCGAGCGCTTCACCGGCTACCTGCGGACACGGCCGGTGGTGACGCTGCGGGCCGCCCGCCCGGCGCGCCCTCGCGCCCGGCGTGGGGTGACGGTGCCGTACGTGCTGTCGAAGATCTCGACGGTCACCACGCGCGTCACGCGCGCCGGCCGCCCGGTCGCGGGCCGGACCGTCCGCCTGGGGCGCGGCACGCAGGCCCTGCGCTTCACCCCGAAGGCTCCCGGGTCCTACGCGATCAGCGTCCGGGCGGTCGACCTCGCGGGCAACGCGACGATCGTCTCGGGCGCAGTGAAGGTGGCGTCCGCGAAGTAG